Proteins co-encoded in one Klebsiella michiganensis genomic window:
- the cpsB gene encoding mannose-1-phosphate guanyltransferase (capsular polysaccharide colanic acid biosynthesis protein; catalyzes the formation of GDP-mannose from GTP and alpha-D-mannose 1-phosphate) — translation MSQSQLYPVIMAGGNGSRLWPLSRVLYPKQFLCLKGDLTMLQTTINRLNGVECESPVVICNEEHRFIVAEQLRQLSKLTENIVLEPAGRNTAPAIALAALAALRNQPQQDPLMLILAADHVIQNEEAFREAVRCAMPYAEAGKLVTFGIVPDLPETGYGYIRRGAVATPENGADALAFSVAQFVEKPDLSTAQAYVACGEYYWNSGMFLFRAGRYLEELAKFRPDILAACEKAMAGVDPDLDFVRVDEQAFLACPDESIDYAVMEKTADAVVVPMDAGWSDVGSWSSLWEISAKSPEGNVHHGDVISHETENSYIYAESGLVTTVGVKDLVVVQTKDAVLIADRDHVQNVKKVVERIKGEGRHEHHNHREVYRPWGKYDSIDAGERYQVKRITVKPGEGLSLQMHHHRAEHWIVVAGTAKVTLGDEVKLLGENESIYIPLGMTHCLENPGKIPLDLIEVRSGTYLEEDDIVRFQDRYGRI, via the coding sequence ATGAGTCAGTCACAACTCTATCCGGTGATCATGGCGGGCGGAAACGGCAGTCGTCTTTGGCCGCTGTCCCGCGTGCTGTACCCCAAGCAGTTCCTCTGCCTGAAAGGGGATCTGACCATGCTGCAAACCACCATCAATCGCCTGAACGGGGTAGAGTGCGAAAGTCCGGTGGTGATTTGCAATGAGGAACACCGCTTTATTGTGGCCGAGCAGCTGCGCCAGCTAAGTAAATTGACCGAAAATATCGTGCTGGAACCTGCCGGGCGCAACACGGCCCCTGCCATTGCGCTGGCCGCCCTGGCCGCGCTGCGTAACCAGCCGCAGCAGGACCCGCTGATGCTGATCCTCGCCGCCGATCACGTCATTCAGAATGAAGAGGCTTTCCGCGAGGCGGTGCGCTGCGCGATGCCTTATGCGGAAGCCGGCAAGCTGGTGACCTTTGGGATCGTCCCCGACCTGCCGGAAACGGGCTACGGCTATATTCGCCGTGGCGCAGTGGCTACCCCGGAAAACGGCGCCGATGCACTGGCCTTTAGCGTGGCACAGTTCGTCGAAAAACCCGATCTCTCCACCGCCCAGGCCTATGTCGCCTGCGGAGAATACTACTGGAACAGCGGCATGTTCCTGTTCCGCGCCGGTCGCTACCTGGAAGAGCTGGCGAAGTTCCGCCCCGACATTCTGGCCGCCTGCGAAAAAGCCATGGCGGGCGTTGACCCGGATCTGGATTTTGTCCGCGTGGATGAGCAGGCGTTCCTGGCCTGCCCGGATGAGTCTATCGACTATGCGGTAATGGAAAAAACCGCCGATGCGGTGGTGGTGCCGATGGACGCCGGCTGGAGCGATGTGGGCTCGTGGTCCTCGCTGTGGGAAATCAGTGCCAAGAGCCCGGAAGGGAACGTCCATCACGGGGATGTTATCAGTCACGAAACCGAAAACAGCTACATCTATGCCGAATCCGGCCTGGTCACTACCGTGGGGGTGAAAGACCTGGTTGTGGTGCAAACCAAAGATGCGGTGCTGATTGCCGACCGTGACCATGTCCAGAACGTGAAGAAAGTGGTGGAGCGCATCAAAGGTGAGGGCCGCCACGAGCATCATAATCACCGCGAGGTTTACCGCCCGTGGGGGAAATATGACTCCATCGACGCCGGGGAGCGTTACCAGGTGAAGCGCATCACCGTCAAGCCGGGCGAAGGTCTTTCGCTGCAAATGCACCATCACCGCGCCGAGCACTGGATTGTGGTGGCGGGCACCGCGAAGGTCACGCTGGGGGATGAGGTCAAACTGCTGGGCGAAAACGAATCTATTTATATCCCGCTCGGCATGACCCACTGCCTGGAAAACCCCGGCAAAATTCCACTCGACCTGATTGAGGTTCGCTCCGGTACCTATCTGGAAGAAGACGACATTGTCCGCTTCCAGGACCGCTACGGACGTATTTAA
- a CDS encoding GDP-fucose synthetase (bifunctional GDP-4-dehydro-6-deoxy-D-mannose epimerase/ GDP-4-dehydro-6-L-deoxygalactose reductase;catalyzes the formation of GDP-fucose from GDP-4-dehydro-6-deoxy-D-mannose), whose translation MNKKRIFVAGHRGMVGSAIVRQLGQRDDVELVLRGRDELNLLDAGEVDAFFAREKIDQVYLAAAKVGGIVANNTFPAEFIYENMMIESNIIHAAHTHGVNKLLFLGSSCIYPKMAKQPMAESELLQGTLETTNEPYAIAKIAGIKLCESYNRQYGRDYRSVMPTNLYGPNDNFHPSNSHVIPALLRRFHEAAQENAPDVVVWGSGTPMREFLHVDDMAAASIHVMELDQEVWQENTDPMLSHINVGTGVDCTIRELAQTLAKVTGYRGRVVFDATKPDGTPRKLLDVSRLHRLGWYHEISLEAGLASTYQWFLENQQRFRG comes from the coding sequence ATGAATAAGAAACGTATCTTTGTTGCCGGTCACCGTGGGATGGTCGGCTCGGCCATCGTCCGCCAGCTCGGGCAGCGTGATGACGTTGAACTGGTGCTGCGCGGGCGCGATGAGCTGAACCTGCTGGACGCGGGTGAAGTCGATGCCTTCTTCGCCAGGGAGAAAATTGACCAGGTGTACCTGGCTGCGGCAAAAGTGGGCGGCATCGTCGCCAATAACACCTTCCCGGCAGAGTTCATCTACGAGAACATGATGATCGAAAGCAACATCATTCATGCCGCGCACACGCACGGCGTGAACAAACTGTTGTTCCTCGGCTCATCTTGTATCTATCCGAAGATGGCGAAGCAGCCGATGGCCGAAAGCGAGCTGTTGCAGGGCACGCTGGAGACCACGAACGAGCCGTATGCGATTGCCAAGATTGCGGGTATCAAGCTGTGCGAGTCCTACAACCGCCAGTACGGACGGGATTACCGCTCGGTGATGCCGACCAATCTGTACGGGCCAAACGACAACTTCCACCCGAGCAACTCCCACGTTATTCCGGCCCTGCTGCGCCGCTTCCATGAAGCCGCGCAGGAGAATGCCCCGGACGTGGTGGTGTGGGGCAGCGGCACGCCGATGCGCGAGTTCTTGCATGTGGACGACATGGCCGCAGCCAGCATTCATGTGATGGAGCTGGACCAGGAGGTGTGGCAGGAAAACACCGACCCGATGCTGTCGCACATTAACGTCGGCACCGGCGTGGACTGCACCATTCGTGAACTGGCGCAGACGCTGGCGAAAGTCACCGGCTACCGTGGCCGGGTGGTATTTGACGCCACGAAGCCGGACGGCACGCCGCGCAAGCTGCTGGACGTTTCCCGTCTGCATCGCCTCGGCTGGTATCACGAGATTTCCCTGGAGGCGGGCCTCGCCAGTACCTACCAGTGGTTCCTCGAAAACCAGCAGCGGTTCCGGGGGTAA
- a CDS encoding phosphomannomutase (capsular polysaccharide biosynthesis protein; catalyzes the formation of D-mannose 6-phosphate from alpha-D-mannose 1-phosphate) — translation MQQLTCFKAYDIRGRLGDELNEDIAWRIGRAYGEYLKPKTIVLGGDVRLTSEALKQALARGLQDAGVDVLDIGLSGTEEIYFATWHLNVDGGIEVTASHNPMDYNGMKLVREGARPISGDTGLRDVQRLAEANDFPPVKASARGSYQKVSVLEAYLDHLFSYINVSHIKPLKLVVNSGNGAAGPIVDAIEARFKALNVPLTFVKVHNTPDGNFPNGIPNPLLPECRADTRDAVIAHGADMGIAFDGDFDRCFLFDEKGQFIEGYYIVGLLAAAFLEKQPGAKIIHDPRLSWNTVDIVERAGGKPVMSKTGHAFIKERMREEDAIYGGEMSAHHYFRDFAYCDSGMIPWLLVTELLCLKGKTLGELVEDRMAAWPASGEINSKLETPAAAIERVRAHFGPHAAEIDHTDGISMAFGDWRFNLRSSNTEPVVRLNVESRGDETLMQARTQEIMALLNQ, via the coding sequence ATGCAGCAACTGACCTGTTTTAAAGCTTACGACATCCGTGGCCGCCTGGGCGACGAGCTAAATGAAGACATTGCCTGGCGCATCGGTCGCGCCTACGGCGAGTACCTGAAGCCGAAAACTATCGTTCTCGGGGGCGACGTTCGCTTGACCAGCGAAGCGCTGAAACAGGCGCTGGCGCGTGGCCTGCAGGATGCGGGCGTGGACGTGCTGGATATCGGCCTGTCCGGTACCGAAGAGATTTACTTTGCCACCTGGCATCTGAACGTGGACGGCGGTATTGAAGTGACCGCCAGCCACAACCCGATGGACTATAACGGCATGAAGCTGGTGCGCGAGGGCGCCCGCCCAATCAGCGGCGATACCGGCCTGCGCGACGTGCAGCGCCTGGCGGAAGCCAATGACTTCCCGCCGGTGAAAGCCTCGGCGCGCGGCAGCTATCAGAAAGTGTCGGTGCTGGAAGCCTACCTGGACCATCTGTTCTCCTACATCAACGTCAGCCACATCAAACCGCTGAAGCTGGTGGTCAACTCCGGCAACGGCGCCGCAGGCCCGATTGTGGACGCCATCGAAGCCCGCTTTAAGGCGCTCAACGTGCCGCTGACCTTTGTGAAGGTGCATAACACCCCGGACGGCAATTTCCCGAACGGTATTCCCAACCCGCTGCTGCCTGAGTGCCGGGCCGATACCCGCGACGCGGTGATTGCCCACGGGGCGGATATGGGCATCGCTTTTGACGGTGATTTTGACCGCTGCTTCCTGTTCGATGAGAAAGGGCAGTTCATCGAGGGCTATTACATCGTGGGCCTGCTGGCGGCGGCGTTCCTCGAAAAACAGCCGGGCGCGAAAATCATTCACGACCCGCGCCTGTCCTGGAACACGGTCGATATCGTCGAGCGTGCGGGGGGGAAACCGGTGATGTCCAAAACCGGGCACGCGTTTATTAAAGAACGCATGCGTGAAGAGGACGCCATTTACGGCGGTGAGATGAGCGCGCATCACTATTTCCGTGACTTTGCCTACTGCGACAGCGGGATGATCCCGTGGCTGCTGGTGACCGAGCTGCTGTGCCTGAAGGGCAAAACCCTGGGCGAGCTGGTAGAGGATCGCATGGCGGCCTGGCCGGCAAGCGGGGAAATCAACAGCAAGCTGGAGACACCTGCGGCGGCGATTGAGCGGGTACGCGCGCATTTCGGCCCGCACGCGGCAGAGATTGACCATACGGATGGGATCAGCATGGCGTTTGGCGACTGGCGCTTCAACCTGCGCAGCTCTAACACCGAGCCGGTGGTTCGCCTGAACGTGGAGTCTCGCGGCGACGAGACGCTGATGCAGGCGCGAACGCAGGAAATTATGGCGTTGCTGAATCAGTAA
- a CDS encoding colanic acid exporter produces MSLREKTISGAKWSAIATVIIIGLGLAQMTILARTIDNHQFGLLTVSLVIIALADTLSDFGIANSIIQRKEISQLELTTLYWLNVGLGVLVCIVVFLLSGVIAGVLHNPDLSPLIKTLAFAFIVIPHGQQFRALMQKELEFSKIGSIETVSVLVGFSVTVAAAMYYPFAITAIIGYLVNTVVRTMLFGFFGRKIYRPGFHFSLKSVNSNLKFGAWLTADSVINYVNTNLSTLVLARILGASVAGGYNLAYNVAVVPPMKLNPIITRVLFPAFAKIQDDTAKLRVNFYKLLSIVGIINFPALLGLMVVSNNFVPLVFGEKWQFITPILQLLCVVGLLRSIGNPIGSLLMAKARVDISFKFNVFKTCLFIPAIIVGGQIGGALGVTLGFLFVQVVNTVLSYFIMIKPVLGSSYREYILSIWLPFYLSLPTLIVSAGLGMALNGHLPLAAMLGVQVAAGAAAFIVMIILSRNALIVELKRQFCRSERLKALLRAG; encoded by the coding sequence ATGAGCCTGAGAGAAAAAACCATCAGCGGCGCAAAGTGGTCCGCGATTGCAACGGTGATCATTATTGGTTTAGGGCTGGCACAGATGACCATTCTGGCCAGAACCATTGATAACCACCAGTTTGGCCTGCTGACCGTATCGCTGGTGATCATTGCCCTGGCCGATACGCTGTCTGATTTTGGTATCGCCAACTCGATTATTCAGCGCAAAGAGATAAGCCAGCTGGAGCTAACCACGCTCTACTGGCTGAACGTCGGTCTGGGCGTGCTGGTGTGCATCGTGGTGTTTTTATTAAGCGGCGTGATTGCCGGTGTGCTGCATAACCCGGACTTGTCACCGCTGATTAAAACGCTGGCCTTTGCGTTTATTGTTATCCCGCACGGGCAGCAGTTCCGCGCCCTGATGCAAAAGGAGCTGGAATTTTCGAAAATCGGCTCAATTGAGACGGTGTCCGTGCTGGTGGGATTCAGCGTTACCGTCGCGGCAGCAATGTATTATCCGTTCGCCATCACGGCAATCATTGGTTATCTGGTGAACACCGTGGTGCGCACCATGCTGTTTGGCTTCTTTGGACGCAAGATTTACCGCCCGGGCTTCCATTTTTCTCTGAAATCGGTCAATTCAAACCTGAAGTTTGGCGCGTGGCTGACCGCAGACAGCGTGATCAACTACGTCAACACCAACCTTTCAACGCTGGTGCTGGCGCGTATTCTCGGCGCCAGCGTCGCCGGTGGCTATAACCTGGCTTATAACGTGGCCGTTGTGCCGCCGATGAAGCTCAACCCGATCATCACCCGCGTGCTTTTCCCGGCGTTTGCCAAGATTCAGGACGACACCGCGAAGCTCCGGGTGAATTTTTATAAGCTGCTGTCGATTGTGGGCATCATTAACTTCCCGGCGCTGCTGGGGTTGATGGTGGTCTCCAATAACTTCGTCCCGCTGGTGTTTGGGGAAAAATGGCAGTTCATTACGCCTATCCTGCAGTTGCTGTGCGTGGTCGGCCTGCTGCGTTCCATTGGGAACCCGATCGGATCACTGCTGATGGCCAAGGCGCGCGTGGACATTAGCTTCAAGTTTAACGTTTTTAAAACCTGCCTGTTTATTCCGGCGATTATTGTCGGCGGCCAGATCGGCGGCGCGCTCGGCGTCACGCTCGGCTTTCTTTTTGTTCAGGTGGTTAACACCGTCCTCAGCTATTTCATCATGATTAAACCGGTACTGGGCTCCAGCTACCGGGAGTACATCCTCAGCATCTGGCTGCCTTTTTACCTCTCTCTCCCCACGCTGATTGTCAGCGCCGGGCTTGGCATGGCGCTGAACGGGCATTTGCCGCTGGCGGCCATGTTAGGCGTACAGGTAGCGGCCGGGGCTGCGGCTTTTATTGTGATGATTATTTTGTCCCGCAATGCGCTGATTGTTGAGCTGAAGCGACAGTTTTGTCGAAGCGAACGTTTGAAAGCGCTGCTCCGCGCTGGCTAA
- a CDS encoding GDP-mannose mannosyl hydrolase (catalyzes the formation of GDP and D-mannose from GDP-D-mannose; also hydrolyzes GDP-glucose): protein MFLSAEDFATVVSATPLISIDLIVENQAGEFLLGLRTNRPAKGFWFVPGGRVLKNETLANAFIRLTEAELGKSFSLMDGEFYGVWQHFYGDNFSGKDFSTHYVVLGFRLRVDDKQLNLPAEQHKAYCWLTPEALLKREDVHDNSRAYFITQGNGKVPGL, encoded by the coding sequence ATGTTTTTGAGCGCAGAAGATTTTGCCACCGTGGTGAGTGCTACACCGCTTATTTCCATCGATCTTATCGTCGAAAACCAGGCGGGCGAGTTCCTGCTGGGTTTGCGAACCAATCGCCCCGCAAAGGGCTTTTGGTTTGTGCCCGGGGGGAGGGTGCTGAAGAACGAAACGCTGGCGAATGCCTTCATTCGGCTGACGGAGGCCGAACTGGGCAAATCGTTCAGCCTGATGGACGGGGAGTTCTACGGCGTCTGGCAGCACTTCTACGGCGATAACTTCTCTGGAAAAGATTTTTCGACGCATTACGTGGTGCTGGGCTTCCGGCTGCGGGTGGACGACAAACAGCTCAATTTGCCGGCCGAACAGCACAAAGCTTACTGCTGGCTGACGCCGGAAGCGCTGCTTAAGCGTGAAGACGTGCACGACAACAGCCGCGCTTACTTCATCACCCAGGGTAATGGGAAGGTACCGGGCTTATGA
- a CDS encoding UDP-glucose lipid carrier transferase (WcaJ; glucose-1-phosphate transferase responsible for the addition of the first glucose-1-phosphate from UDP-glucose to the lipid carrier undecaprenyl phosphate in the biosynthesis of colanic acid), with product MTNLKKRELPKTNASLISMVQRFSDISIMFAGLWMVCKANALPFLYMHLLMALLTLVVFQMIGGMTDFYRSWRGVKISSELFLLLQNWTLSVVFSAGLLAFNSDFDGSFWVYLAWYVLTGAGMVICRSWIRFAAGWLRNKGFNTRRVAIAGSLPVGQVLAQSFKNEPWLGFNVLGVYDDEPPAGALVSYIGNFNTLVTDARNGQIDKVYIAMEMSHESRIKKLVSELADTTCSVLLIPDVFTFNILNARTEEVNGVPVVPLFETPLSGFNSVLKRLEDIVLSSFILLLISPVLLCISLAVKLTSPGPVIFRQTRYGMDGKPIKVWKFRSMKVMENDAVVVQATKGDSRITPVGSFLRRTSLDELPQFINVLLGGMSIVGPRPHAVAHNEQYRALIEGYMLRHKVKPGITGWAQINGWRGETDTLDKMEKRVEFDLEYIREWSLWFDIKIVFLTVFKGFVNKAAY from the coding sequence ATGACAAATCTAAAAAAGCGTGAGCTGCCAAAAACCAACGCATCGTTGATCTCTATGGTGCAACGTTTTTCTGACATCAGCATCATGTTTGCCGGGCTATGGATGGTTTGCAAGGCTAACGCTTTGCCCTTTCTCTATATGCATTTGCTGATGGCTTTATTGACCCTCGTTGTGTTTCAGATGATCGGTGGGATGACGGATTTTTACCGCTCATGGCGCGGGGTGAAAATCTCCAGCGAGCTATTCCTGTTGCTGCAGAACTGGACGCTGAGCGTGGTTTTCAGCGCCGGACTGCTGGCCTTTAACAGCGATTTTGATGGTTCTTTCTGGGTGTACCTGGCCTGGTATGTTTTAACCGGTGCCGGGATGGTTATCTGCCGGTCATGGATCCGTTTTGCTGCGGGCTGGCTGCGTAACAAAGGCTTTAATACGCGCCGCGTTGCCATCGCAGGCTCTCTGCCCGTTGGGCAGGTGCTGGCGCAAAGCTTCAAGAATGAACCATGGCTTGGCTTTAACGTGCTTGGCGTCTATGACGATGAGCCGCCAGCAGGGGCGCTGGTGAGCTATATTGGCAACTTCAATACGCTGGTGACTGACGCCCGTAACGGCCAGATTGATAAAGTCTACATCGCGATGGAGATGAGCCACGAGTCCAGGATTAAAAAGCTGGTGAGTGAACTGGCGGATACCACCTGTTCCGTGCTGCTGATCCCCGATGTATTCACCTTCAATATCCTCAATGCCCGTACCGAAGAGGTCAACGGTGTGCCGGTTGTGCCGCTGTTTGAAACGCCCCTGAGCGGCTTTAACAGCGTGCTTAAACGGCTGGAAGATATCGTGCTGTCCTCTTTTATTCTGCTGCTGATTTCCCCGGTTCTGCTTTGTATCAGCCTGGCGGTGAAGCTGACTTCCCCCGGGCCGGTTATTTTCCGCCAGACGCGCTACGGCATGGATGGCAAACCCATCAAGGTGTGGAAATTCCGTTCCATGAAGGTGATGGAAAACGACGCGGTGGTTGTGCAGGCCACGAAAGGGGATTCACGCATCACCCCGGTGGGGAGTTTCCTGCGCCGCACCTCTCTCGACGAACTGCCGCAGTTTATCAACGTGCTGCTTGGCGGCATGTCCATCGTCGGCCCTCGTCCCCATGCCGTGGCTCATAACGAGCAATACCGCGCGTTAATTGAAGGCTACATGCTGCGCCATAAGGTTAAACCCGGTATTACCGGCTGGGCGCAAATTAATGGCTGGCGTGGGGAAACGGACACGCTCGATAAGATGGAAAAGCGCGTGGAGTTCGACCTGGAATACATTCGTGAATGGAGCCTCTGGTTCGACATCAAGATTGTTTTCCTGACCGTTTTCAAAGGCTTTGTTAACAAAGCGGCATACTGA
- a CDS encoding glycosyl transferase, with protein sequence MKILVYGINYSPELTGIGKYTGEMVEWMTSRGHEVRVITAPPYYPVWRVHPEYSAWKYKKEQGKATVWRCPLYVPKQPSTLKRLIHLGSFALSSFFPLLAQRSWKPDRVIGVVPTLFCVPGMRLLAKLSGARTLLHIQDYEVDAMLGLGMAGKTPGKIARLAQRFEKSGLHNVDNVSTISRSMMNKATEKGVDPQRVIFFPNWSEVARFRDVAPEQIQAVRKALSLPEDKKIILYSGNIGEKQGLETVIEVAGRFSESPYLFVIVGQGGGKERLEKLVHVHGLSNVVFHPLQSYEALPALLSLADCHLVIQRRGAADAVLPSKLTNILAVGGNAVITAEPETELGQLCEAYPDIAVCVMPESADALAAGIERCLQLPQHNTVAREYAERTLEKENVLSQFIADIRG encoded by the coding sequence ATGAAAATTCTGGTCTACGGCATTAACTATTCACCGGAACTGACCGGCATCGGCAAGTACACCGGTGAGATGGTGGAGTGGATGACCAGCCGGGGCCATGAGGTGCGGGTCATCACCGCGCCTCCCTATTATCCGGTCTGGCGCGTTCACCCGGAATACTCGGCGTGGAAATACAAAAAAGAGCAGGGGAAAGCAACCGTCTGGCGCTGCCCGCTGTATGTACCGAAGCAGCCTTCGACGCTGAAACGTCTGATCCATTTAGGCAGCTTCGCGCTGAGTTCATTTTTCCCGCTTCTGGCGCAGCGTAGCTGGAAGCCAGATCGCGTCATTGGCGTCGTACCGACGCTGTTTTGTGTGCCGGGGATGCGTCTGCTGGCAAAACTGAGCGGCGCCCGCACGCTGCTGCATATTCAGGACTACGAGGTGGACGCGATGCTCGGCCTCGGTATGGCCGGTAAAACGCCGGGCAAAATTGCTCGCCTGGCACAGCGCTTTGAAAAAAGCGGGCTGCATAACGTCGATAACGTCTCAACCATTTCGCGCTCGATGATGAATAAAGCCACCGAGAAAGGGGTCGACCCACAGCGGGTGATTTTCTTTCCTAACTGGTCGGAAGTGGCGCGATTTCGCGATGTAGCCCCCGAACAAATCCAGGCCGTTCGTAAGGCGCTTAGCCTGCCGGAAGATAAAAAAATCATTCTCTACTCCGGCAACATCGGTGAAAAACAGGGGCTGGAAACGGTCATTGAAGTGGCGGGCCGATTCTCTGAGAGCCCGTATCTGTTCGTGATTGTTGGCCAGGGTGGGGGCAAAGAGCGACTTGAGAAACTGGTGCACGTTCACGGGCTGAGTAACGTGGTGTTCCACCCGCTTCAGTCTTACGAAGCGCTGCCCGCGCTGCTCAGTCTGGCTGATTGCCACCTGGTTATTCAGCGCCGGGGAGCGGCAGACGCCGTGCTGCCGTCAAAACTCACCAATATCCTGGCCGTCGGCGGAAATGCGGTGATTACCGCCGAGCCTGAAACAGAACTGGGCCAGCTTTGCGAGGCGTATCCGGACATTGCGGTTTGCGTGATGCCTGAATCCGCCGATGCGCTGGCGGCGGGCATTGAACGCTGCCTGCAGCTTCCTCAACACAACACGGTGGCACGTGAATATGCCGAACGCACGCTCGAAAAAGAGAACGTGTTAAGCCAATTTATTGCTGACATTCGGGGATAA